In the Magnetospira sp. QH-2 genome, one interval contains:
- the ddpX gene encoding D-alanyl-D-alanine dipeptidase, whose translation MPLIEITPQTHNVDLDIAYATADNFTGKPVYTRAACYLHPEAEALLRQAVDLAAIQGWRLKIFDAFRPSEAQWRLWNHTPDPEFLADPRRGSPHSRGAAIDLTLLDRHGRELEMGTPFDRFSPLSHHGNGDISPAAQHNRLLLMGLMTTAGWDFYRNEWWHYQLFDARRLPTFSDSALPVPMMGEWL comes from the coding sequence ATGCCGCTGATCGAGATTACCCCGCAAACCCACAATGTGGATTTGGATATCGCCTATGCCACCGCCGACAATTTTACCGGCAAGCCGGTCTACACCCGGGCGGCCTGCTATCTGCATCCCGAAGCCGAGGCACTGCTGCGACAGGCGGTGGATCTGGCCGCCATTCAGGGCTGGCGGCTGAAGATCTTTGATGCTTTCCGCCCTTCCGAAGCACAATGGAGGCTGTGGAACCATACCCCGGATCCGGAATTCCTCGCCGATCCCCGGCGCGGATCCCCCCATTCCCGGGGCGCCGCCATCGACCTGACCTTGCTGGATCGGCACGGCCGGGAATTGGAGATGGGCACGCCTTTTGACCGCTTTTCGCCGCTATCCCACCACGGCAATGGCGACATCTCCCCCGCCGCCCAGCACAATCGGCTCTTGCTCATGGGGCTGATGACCACGGCGGGGTGGGATTTCTATCGCAATGAATGGTGGCACTATCAGCTATTCGACGCCCGCCGCCTGCCCACCTTCAGCGATAGCGCCCTGCCCGTGCCGATGATGGGCGAATGGCTTTAA
- the tsaB gene encoding tRNA (adenosine(37)-N6)-threonylcarbamoyltransferase complex dimerization subunit type 1 TsaB, with protein sequence MENPAPLLLALDTATSGCSVALWRAGETLARRAEVMPRGQSEALLPMVKAVMQETGLTFDAVDRLVVTVGPGAFTGLRIGLAAARGLALAMNRPIVPVTTTEAVAQGVPPAERRGRSVVVILDSKRADFFVQCFDPALTPLGEPAALAPEALADGLPAGPLLLVGDGVDKAGAHLPGRDVRVSTAASLPDPAHMAALAADREAVSHPTPLYLRPPDAKLPKDGGRLRP encoded by the coding sequence ATGGAAAACCCAGCCCCCCTCCTATTGGCTCTCGATACCGCCACCAGCGGCTGTTCCGTCGCCCTGTGGCGGGCCGGCGAGACCCTGGCCCGGCGCGCGGAAGTCATGCCGCGGGGCCAGTCGGAAGCCTTGCTGCCCATGGTCAAGGCGGTGATGCAGGAGACCGGTCTGACATTTGATGCGGTGGATCGGCTGGTGGTGACCGTCGGCCCGGGTGCTTTTACCGGCCTGCGTATCGGATTGGCGGCGGCACGGGGACTGGCCCTGGCCATGAACCGCCCCATCGTGCCGGTCACCACCACCGAAGCGGTGGCCCAAGGGGTCCCGCCAGCGGAACGCCGGGGCCGGTCGGTGGTGGTGATCCTGGATAGCAAAAGGGCGGACTTTTTTGTTCAGTGTTTTGACCCCGCCTTGACGCCGCTCGGCGAGCCCGCCGCCCTGGCTCCGGAAGCCCTGGCCGATGGGCTCCCGGCCGGTCCGCTGCTTCTGGTCGGCGATGGGGTGGACAAGGCCGGGGCGCATTTGCCGGGGCGGGATGTCCGGGTTTCCACCGCCGCGTCCCTTCCCGATCCGGCGCACATGGCGGCCCTGGCCGCGGACCGAGAGGCCGTGAGCCATCCCACCCCTTTGTATCTCCGTCCTCCCGATGCCAAGCTGCCCAAAGACGGCGGCCGCCTGCGGCCATGA